One segment of Pseudodesulfovibrio sp. 5S69 DNA contains the following:
- a CDS encoding DUF368 domain-containing protein yields MSGDKMNFRAAFMAAPGPRSTREAAVLWLKGLCMGGADIIPGVSGGTIAFITGIYSQLVDAIRSFDVLFVRRLLRLDLAGALAEVHVRFLACLLFGILTAVVTMAGVMNYMLNNRPVEIWSLFFGLIAASIFVVGREIRPLNAANLCFVLLGAVGSYLLVGMIPVSTPETLSFIFLCGAIAICAMILPGISGAFLLLMLGKYEYVTRTLKNPFLWNNFVVIAAFAAGAVVGIALFSRVLHFLLSRWHAATVSVLTGFMIGALRKVWPWKEVLESAVIRGKMHVLRTQNVFPDGFSGEVVLAMGLFVAGVLVVVVLERLSNRVK; encoded by the coding sequence GTGAGCGGCGACAAAATGAATTTCAGGGCGGCCTTCATGGCCGCCCCCGGCCCGAGGTCCACGCGCGAGGCCGCCGTGCTCTGGCTCAAGGGGCTGTGCATGGGCGGGGCGGACATCATCCCCGGCGTGTCCGGCGGGACCATCGCCTTCATCACCGGCATCTATTCCCAACTGGTGGACGCCATCCGCTCCTTCGACGTCCTCTTCGTGCGCAGGCTGCTTCGCCTGGACCTGGCGGGCGCCTTGGCCGAAGTGCACGTCCGTTTCCTGGCCTGCCTGCTCTTCGGCATCCTGACCGCCGTCGTGACCATGGCCGGGGTCATGAACTACATGCTCAACAACCGGCCGGTGGAGATATGGTCCCTGTTTTTCGGGCTCATCGCGGCCTCCATATTCGTGGTCGGGCGGGAGATCAGGCCGCTGAACGCCGCGAATCTGTGTTTCGTCCTGCTTGGGGCCGTGGGCAGCTATCTGCTGGTGGGCATGATCCCGGTGTCCACGCCCGAGACGCTGTCCTTCATCTTTCTGTGCGGGGCCATCGCCATCTGCGCCATGATCCTGCCGGGCATCAGCGGGGCGTTCCTCCTGCTCATGCTGGGCAAGTACGAATATGTGACAAGGACCCTCAAGAATCCGTTCCTGTGGAATAATTTCGTGGTCATAGCGGCCTTCGCCGCCGGGGCGGTGGTGGGCATCGCCCTGTTTTCCAGGGTATTGCATTTCCTGCTCAGTCGCTGGCATGCGGCCACGGTGAGCGTGTTGACCGGATTCATGATCGGGGCGCTGCGAAAAGTCTGGCCCTGGAAAGAAGTCTTGGAATCGGCGGTCATTCGTGGGAAGATGCACGTGTTGAGGACGCAAAACGTCTTCCCCGACGGCTTCAGCGGGGAAGTGGTCCTGGCAATGGGCCTGTTCGTGGCGGGCGTGCTCGTCGTGGTCGTCTTGGAGCGGCTTTCGAACCGTGTGAAATGA
- a CDS encoding outer membrane protein assembly factor BamD — protein sequence MRRILAPVLVVVLLSLSGCIWIDSYFLPPPEDTAQELYEAGMAAMDQKEYGDAQDYFSKLKDRFPFSPYSLKGELALGDAYFLDEDYLHALDSYKEFEALHPSNENIPYVFYQIANTDVSMFKTIDRRQENIKEGLEYLYRLVETYPKSKYVKPAKEMILKSRRILAEHEIFVADFFWRTDQFGPAWHRYQYVVENFSDIQDLRDYAMKRAEYSYFEYQKTLSEGERERVQGSWKLWLKQWL from the coding sequence ATGCGTCGAATATTGGCCCCCGTCCTTGTCGTCGTCCTGTTGTCCCTTTCGGGGTGCATCTGGATCGACAGCTATTTTCTGCCTCCGCCCGAGGATACGGCCCAGGAGCTGTACGAGGCGGGCATGGCGGCAATGGACCAGAAGGAATACGGGGACGCCCAGGATTACTTCTCGAAGCTCAAGGACCGCTTCCCGTTCAGTCCGTACTCGCTCAAGGGCGAACTGGCGTTGGGAGATGCCTACTTCCTGGATGAGGACTACCTGCACGCCCTGGATTCGTACAAGGAATTCGAGGCACTGCATCCCAGCAACGAAAACATTCCCTATGTGTTCTACCAGATCGCCAACACCGATGTGTCCATGTTCAAGACCATCGACAGGCGGCAGGAGAATATCAAGGAGGGGCTGGAGTATCTCTACCGCCTGGTGGAGACCTATCCGAAGTCCAAGTACGTCAAGCCGGCCAAGGAAATGATCCTCAAGAGCCGCCGCATCCTGGCTGAGCACGAGATATTCGTGGCCGACTTCTTCTGGCGTACGGACCAGTTCGGCCCCGCTTGGCATCGCTACCAGTACGTGGTGGAGAACTTTTCGGATATCCAGGACCTGCGCGACTACGCCATGAAGCGGGCCGAATACTCCTACTTCGAGTACCAGAAGACCCTGTCCGAGGGCGAGCGAGAGCGCGTCCAGGGGAGTTGGAAGCTCTGGCTCAAGCAGTGGCTCTAG
- the pgsA gene encoding CDP-diacylglycerol--glycerol-3-phosphate 3-phosphatidyltransferase, giving the protein MDKKKVFNLPNCLTMARILAAPFIVLLLYFEMWFQFKFGSYFAFGLYFLACVTDYFDGKIAREQNTITNLGKFLDPLADKLLIGSALIMLVRLGPGWGVPAWVVIIIICRELAVTGMRAIAAEMGEVVAADRLGKLKTLTQSLAVGFLIFHYPLFGWDPRLTGKVLLYIALVLTVVSGGHYLYNFYKKWIGTSEG; this is encoded by the coding sequence ATGGACAAGAAGAAAGTTTTCAATCTTCCCAATTGCCTGACCATGGCCCGGATACTGGCGGCGCCCTTCATCGTGCTGCTGCTCTATTTCGAGATGTGGTTCCAATTCAAGTTCGGCTCCTATTTCGCCTTCGGCCTATACTTCCTGGCCTGCGTCACGGACTACTTCGACGGCAAGATCGCTCGCGAGCAGAACACCATCACCAACCTGGGCAAGTTCCTCGACCCCCTGGCCGACAAGCTGCTCATCGGCTCGGCCCTGATCATGCTGGTCAGGCTCGGGCCGGGGTGGGGCGTGCCCGCCTGGGTGGTGATCATCATCATCTGCCGCGAGCTGGCCGTGACCGGCATGCGCGCCATTGCCGCCGAGATGGGCGAGGTGGTGGCAGCGGACAGGCTGGGCAAGCTCAAGACCCTGACCCAGTCCTTGGCCGTGGGCTTCCTGATCTTCCATTACCCGCTGTTCGGCTGGGACCCGCGCCTCACGGGCAAGGTCCTGTTGTACATCGCGCTCGTCCTGACCGTGGTCTCGGGCGGCCATTACCTGTACAACTTCTACAAGAAGTGGATAGGCACCTCCGAGGGCTGA
- a CDS encoding tetratricopeptide repeat protein, translating to MCKKIEWYQEVLSLEPGSRVFFPLAKLFVENGQPEDAVKTLRQGLDRHPDYLEARMLLVELLTELDREAEVHEQLERVINPLRDYPAFWRGWARSLPPEQRDLAVFLMLVASNLSGDIIKWTDVVFEGIGTLADRLVGAPLPPPVDCPPPFRLPERERPHFDDEAGRPDFRPGTGSFRTKTMADLLASQGDVEGALEIYRDLLQSTMSDERRAELQDRIVQLERDRDGGGPDGEADAFSVHAKNRLISTLETLAARFEARVQS from the coding sequence ATGTGCAAGAAAATTGAATGGTATCAGGAAGTTCTCTCCCTGGAACCCGGCTCTCGGGTTTTCTTCCCTCTCGCCAAGCTGTTCGTGGAAAACGGACAGCCCGAGGACGCGGTCAAGACGCTGCGCCAGGGACTGGACAGACATCCCGATTACCTTGAGGCGCGCATGCTCCTGGTGGAGCTGCTGACCGAGCTCGACCGCGAGGCCGAGGTCCACGAGCAGTTGGAGCGGGTCATCAATCCCCTGCGCGACTATCCCGCGTTCTGGCGCGGCTGGGCTCGGAGCCTGCCCCCGGAACAGCGCGACCTGGCCGTCTTTCTGATGTTGGTGGCCTCCAATCTCTCCGGCGACATCATCAAGTGGACCGACGTGGTTTTCGAGGGCATCGGCACCCTGGCCGACCGGCTGGTGGGCGCGCCCTTGCCGCCCCCGGTGGACTGTCCCCCGCCTTTCAGGCTGCCCGAACGGGAGCGGCCGCATTTCGACGACGAGGCCGGTCGTCCGGACTTCCGGCCCGGCACCGGTTCCTTCCGGACCAAGACCATGGCCGACCTGCTGGCCTCCCAGGGGGACGTCGAGGGCGCACTTGAAATCTACCGGGATTTGTTGCAATCAACCATGTCCGACGAACGGCGCGCGGAACTGCAAGACCGGATCGTGCAGTTGGAGCGCGACCGGGACGGCGGAGGGCCGGACGGGGAAGCCGACGCCTTCAGCGTGCATGCCAAGAACCGGTTGATCAGCACGCTCGAAACCCTGGCCGCCAGATTCGAGGCCCGGGTCCAGAGCTAG
- a CDS encoding FtsB family cell division protein codes for MRGRLIFVVLLVSINLFLMTRLIWSDHGVFAYLELKNRYEVLRKKIETVDARSLDLSQEIRKLKSDKGYQEKVIREKMNFVKKDELLYIFPDEKDQPRGETADVQEN; via the coding sequence ATGCGAGGAAGATTGATATTCGTGGTGCTGCTCGTGTCCATCAACCTTTTCCTGATGACCAGGTTGATATGGAGCGATCATGGAGTGTTCGCCTATCTGGAACTGAAGAACCGGTACGAGGTCCTTCGCAAGAAGATCGAGACCGTGGACGCCAGAAGCCTGGACCTGAGCCAGGAGATCCGCAAGCTCAAGTCGGACAAGGGCTACCAGGAGAAGGTCATTCGAGAAAAGATGAATTTTGTCAAGAAGGACGAATTGTTGTACATATTCCCGGATGAGAAGGACCAACCTCGCGGAGAAACCGCCGATGTGCAAGAAAATTGA
- a CDS encoding Mrp/NBP35 family ATP-binding protein, which yields MSECSSGSCGGGGDGKPSAKMKIQDEMIKSTLEKIKYKLFIMSGKGGVGKSSVSVNVAAALAAEGYKVGLLDVDIHGPSVPTLLGISGTLDIDRGSLILPKEYNENLHVVSMESLLKDPDQAVLWRGPMKTSAIRQFISDVQWGELDFLVVDSPPGTGDEPMTVLKTIPDALSVVVTTPQEVSLSDVRKSINFLQYAKAPILGVVENMSGLICPHCHQAIDLFKKGGGKDLAEKYGLDFLGAIPLDPATVVAGDLGTPVVLLEEDSFAKRAFIELADTIAAAAQSSLEAASTTNT from the coding sequence ATGAGTGAGTGCAGTTCCGGCTCCTGCGGAGGCGGTGGCGACGGCAAGCCGAGCGCCAAGATGAAAATCCAGGACGAGATGATCAAATCCACCCTGGAAAAGATCAAGTACAAGCTGTTCATCATGAGCGGCAAGGGCGGGGTGGGCAAGAGCTCGGTCTCGGTCAACGTGGCCGCGGCCCTGGCCGCCGAGGGCTACAAGGTCGGCCTGCTCGACGTGGACATCCACGGCCCCTCGGTGCCGACCCTGCTCGGCATCTCCGGCACCCTGGACATCGACCGGGGGTCACTGATCCTTCCCAAGGAATACAATGAGAATCTCCACGTGGTCTCGATGGAGTCCCTGCTCAAGGACCCGGATCAGGCCGTGCTCTGGCGCGGCCCCATGAAGACCTCGGCCATCCGCCAGTTCATCTCCGACGTGCAGTGGGGCGAGCTGGACTTCCTGGTGGTCGACTCCCCTCCGGGCACCGGCGACGAGCCAATGACCGTGCTCAAGACCATCCCGGACGCCCTGTCCGTGGTGGTGACCACGCCCCAGGAGGTGTCCTTGTCCGATGTGCGCAAGTCCATCAACTTCCTACAGTACGCCAAGGCCCCGATCCTCGGCGTGGTGGAGAACATGAGCGGGCTGATCTGTCCGCACTGCCACCAGGCCATCGATCTGTTCAAGAAGGGCGGCGGCAAGGATCTGGCCGAGAAGTACGGCCTGGACTTCCTCGGGGCCATTCCCCTGGACCCGGCCACGGTGGTGGCGGGCGACCTGGGCACCCCGGTGGTCCTGCTGGAAGAGGACTCCTTTGCGAAACGTGCGTTCATCGAGTTGGCGGACACCATCGCGGCGGCCGCTCAGAGCAGTCTTGAGGCGGCCTCGACCACAAACACATAA
- the trxA gene encoding thioredoxin has protein sequence MANQITDGSFEQDVLQSDIPVLIDFWAPWCGPCRAMGPVIDELAEEFDGQVKIVKMNVDENSATPGKYGIRAIPTLILFKGGEVVDQSTGAVSKSSIKEMITKKAL, from the coding sequence ATGGCGAACCAGATCACCGACGGTAGTTTTGAGCAGGACGTTCTGCAGAGCGACATCCCGGTCCTTATTGATTTCTGGGCCCCCTGGTGCGGCCCCTGTCGTGCCATGGGTCCCGTCATCGACGAGCTGGCCGAGGAATTCGACGGTCAGGTCAAGATCGTCAAGATGAATGTCGACGAGAACTCCGCCACTCCCGGCAAGTACGGTATCCGCGCCATCCCCACCCTGATTCTGTTCAAGGGCGGAGAAGTCGTCGACCAATCCACCGGTGCCGTTTCCAAGAGCAGCATCAAGGAAATGATCACGAAAAAGGCGCTGTAA
- the trxB gene encoding thioredoxin-disulfide reductase, producing the protein MKSYDAVVIGGGPAGMTAALYLLRSGVKTAMAEKLSPGGQVLMTSEIENYPGFPKGLQGWELADKFANHLEDYDLHRINDEVREIKVGSPWHTIVVGDEEVRAKSVVLATGSRYRKLGVPGEERLLGRGVSYCALCDGNFFRDRDVAVIGGGNSALEEALYLARLVNKVYLIHRREDFRGHICYQNKCFANEKIKVIRNKVVEEVLGDSDVEALALRDVCNGEQTRLELDGVFIFVGFEPIIDFVPKEIEMEPNGVVTDVEMRTNVPGIFAAGDIRAKQCRQVASAVGDGATAATAAFSYLEQLD; encoded by the coding sequence ATGAAATCTTATGACGCCGTAGTCATAGGGGGCGGCCCGGCAGGAATGACGGCTGCCCTTTATCTTTTACGGTCCGGAGTAAAGACCGCCATGGCCGAGAAGCTGTCCCCCGGCGGGCAGGTTCTGATGACCTCGGAGATCGAGAATTACCCCGGTTTTCCCAAGGGGCTCCAGGGGTGGGAATTGGCTGACAAGTTCGCCAACCATCTTGAGGACTACGACCTCCACCGAATCAACGACGAGGTCCGCGAAATCAAGGTAGGTTCTCCCTGGCACACCATTGTGGTGGGCGACGAGGAGGTCCGGGCCAAGTCCGTGGTGCTGGCCACCGGTTCCCGGTACCGCAAGCTCGGCGTACCCGGCGAGGAACGCCTGCTCGGGCGCGGCGTGTCCTATTGCGCCCTGTGCGACGGAAACTTCTTCCGTGACCGGGACGTGGCCGTCATCGGGGGCGGCAACTCCGCCCTGGAGGAGGCCCTGTACCTGGCCCGCCTGGTGAACAAGGTCTACCTCATCCACCGGCGCGAGGATTTCCGCGGCCATATCTGCTACCAGAACAAGTGCTTCGCCAACGAGAAGATCAAGGTCATCCGCAACAAAGTGGTGGAAGAAGTCCTGGGCGACAGCGACGTGGAGGCCCTGGCTCTGCGGGACGTGTGCAACGGCGAGCAGACCCGGCTTGAACTCGACGGCGTCTTCATCTTTGTCGGGTTCGAACCGATCATCGATTTCGTTCCCAAGGAGATCGAGATGGAGCCCAACGGCGTCGTGACCGACGTGGAGATGCGCACCAACGTGCCCGGCATCTTCGCGGCCGGCGACATCCGGGCCAAACAGTGCCGTCAGGTGGCCTCCGCCGTGGGCGACGGGGCTACCGCCGCCACAGCCGCCTTTTCCTATCTTGAGCAACTGGACTAG
- the fbp gene encoding class 1 fructose-bisphosphatase, with the protein MSQQVTVTEHILLHQKMVPGATGQFTRLFNELVLSAKIIGRAVNKAGLVDILGFTGDINVQGEEVKKLDEYANRILIHRLARSGVLCAMASEENADIIEVPESLPRGEYIIIFDPLDGSSNIDVNVNIGTIFSIFKRKSDPDAALMSSDVLQRGSEQVAAGYVLYGSSTMLVFTCGDGVHGFTLDPSVGEFLLSHPNIRIPEQGKIYSVNEGYERYWDRHTKKALAYFKSPKNALRKPYSGRYIGSLVADFHRNLLYGGIFMYPADLRDPKKPTGKLRLTCECNPMAFLAEQAGGMAVDGVNRVMDIEPDHLHQRIPFFCGSRNDVQVVQEIFESESRRKKNR; encoded by the coding sequence ATGTCGCAACAGGTAACCGTCACCGAGCACATCCTTCTGCACCAGAAGATGGTGCCGGGGGCAACCGGCCAGTTCACGCGACTCTTCAACGAACTCGTGCTTTCCGCCAAGATCATCGGCCGCGCCGTGAACAAGGCGGGGCTGGTGGACATTCTCGGCTTCACAGGCGACATCAACGTCCAGGGCGAGGAAGTCAAGAAGCTCGACGAGTACGCCAACCGCATCCTGATCCATCGGCTGGCCCGGTCCGGCGTGCTCTGCGCCATGGCCAGCGAGGAGAACGCGGACATTATCGAGGTGCCCGAGTCCCTGCCGCGCGGCGAGTACATCATCATCTTCGACCCCCTGGACGGTTCCTCCAATATCGACGTCAACGTCAATATCGGGACCATCTTTTCCATCTTCAAGCGCAAGAGCGACCCGGACGCCGCGCTGATGTCCAGCGACGTGCTGCAACGGGGCAGCGAACAGGTGGCCGCGGGCTACGTGCTCTACGGCTCCTCGACCATGCTGGTCTTTACCTGCGGCGACGGGGTGCACGGCTTCACCCTGGACCCGAGCGTGGGCGAATTCCTGCTCTCGCACCCGAACATCCGCATCCCGGAGCAGGGCAAGATCTACTCGGTCAACGAGGGGTACGAGCGGTATTGGGACCGCCACACCAAGAAGGCCCTGGCCTATTTCAAGTCGCCCAAGAACGCCCTGCGCAAGCCGTACTCGGGCCGGTACATCGGCTCCCTGGTGGCGGATTTCCACCGCAACCTGCTCTACGGGGGCATCTTCATGTACCCCGCCGATCTGCGCGACCCCAAGAAGCCCACGGGCAAGCTCCGGCTGACCTGCGAGTGCAATCCCATGGCTTTCCTCGCCGAACAGGCGGGCGGCATGGCCGTGGACGGCGTCAATCGGGTCATGGACATCGAGCCCGACCACCTGCACCAGCGCATTCCCTTCTTCTGCGGCTCGCGCAACGACGTCCAGGTGGTCCAGGAAATCTTCGAATCCGAGTCCCGGAGAAAGAAGAACCGCTGA
- the tsaD gene encoding tRNA (adenosine(37)-N6)-threonylcarbamoyltransferase complex transferase subunit TsaD, giving the protein MLILGIETSCDETAVALVRDGRLLGQELATQVDTHALFGGVVPEIASREHLRVLPRLYRELMRTTRVDVGDLDGVAVARGPGLLGSLLVGVSFAKGLSLACGAPLIGVNHLWAHLLAPGLEGELAFPALGLLVSGGHTHTYLVESPTEFTLLGRTLDDAAGEAFDKTAKMLNFPYPGGRYIDELAQEAEPDTDLFPRPYIDNPTLDFSFSGLKTAVANYVADHSELVFETMADPQAVADLPAERRAALARVCASFNWSVADTLRIKVERALKQAGEVRSLIVAGGVAANTGVREAMRGVAEGHGIGLTLPGLSLCTDNGAMIAHAGWLLAEAGYRHGLDLEAIPRGRIVPLDWERV; this is encoded by the coding sequence ATGCTCATCCTCGGTATCGAGACCTCCTGCGACGAAACCGCCGTGGCCCTGGTCCGTGACGGCCGACTGCTGGGCCAGGAGCTGGCCACCCAGGTGGACACGCATGCCCTGTTCGGCGGCGTGGTTCCGGAGATCGCCTCGCGGGAGCACCTGCGCGTCCTGCCCCGGCTCTACCGGGAACTCATGCGCACGACCCGCGTCGATGTCGGGGACCTGGACGGCGTGGCCGTGGCACGCGGCCCCGGCCTGCTCGGCAGCCTGCTGGTGGGCGTGAGCTTTGCCAAGGGGTTGAGCCTGGCGTGCGGCGCGCCCCTGATCGGTGTCAACCACCTCTGGGCGCATCTGCTCGCGCCCGGGCTGGAAGGGGAGCTTGCGTTCCCGGCCCTGGGGCTGCTGGTCTCGGGCGGGCACACCCACACCTACCTGGTCGAGTCGCCCACGGAGTTTACGCTGCTCGGGCGCACTCTGGATGACGCGGCCGGGGAGGCTTTTGACAAGACTGCGAAAATGTTGAATTTTCCATACCCGGGCGGACGCTATATCGACGAGCTCGCCCAGGAGGCCGAGCCGGACACGGACCTGTTCCCCCGGCCGTATATCGACAACCCGACCCTGGATTTCAGCTTCAGCGGGCTCAAGACCGCGGTGGCCAACTACGTGGCCGACCACTCGGAACTGGTCTTCGAGACCATGGCCGATCCGCAGGCCGTGGCCGACCTGCCCGCAGAGCGGCGGGCCGCCCTGGCCCGGGTCTGCGCCTCCTTCAACTGGAGCGTGGCCGACACCCTGCGCATCAAGGTGGAGCGCGCCCTGAAACAGGCGGGCGAGGTCAGGAGCCTGATCGTGGCCGGTGGCGTGGCCGCCAACACGGGCGTGCGCGAGGCCATGCGGGGCGTGGCCGAGGGCCACGGGATCGGGCTGACCCTGCCCGGACTGTCTCTGTGTACGGACAACGGAGCCATGATCGCCCATGCGGGCTGGCTGCTCGCCGAGGCAGGATATCGGCACGGGCTCGACCTCGAAGCGATACCCCGTGGGCGTATCGTTCCGTTGGACTGGGAGCGGGTGTGA